A section of the Hemitrygon akajei chromosome 8, sHemAka1.3, whole genome shotgun sequence genome encodes:
- the tbl2 gene encoding transducin beta-like protein 2, with amino-acid sequence MDQFAVVALSLLLGALVLLISAVLSRSRNGLPQRDDSGDEDSKVSNDASERNVASKKQKLQRSRKEKLQQHVFTHPLLATSLKGHSGNISCLDFSSNGKYLASCADDRTVRIWSTKDFLERDHRCMRANVELDHALHVCFSPDSRAFITWLANEETIRVFKMTKRDDGSYTFTAAPEDFQKRHKAPIVNIGIAETGKFIMSASSDTTILIWDLKGEILATINTNQMNNAYATVSPCGRFVASCGFTPDVKVWEVCFTKSGEFREVMRAFDLKGHSAGIYSFAFSNDSRRMATISKDGTWKLWDTDVQYKQQQDPYLLLTMKCDVSDSSRIALSPDARVVAISNGFNITMHNAKTGSQEEEFLNVHGEEIADLAFDINSRFLVSCGDRAIRVFHNVVGYRAVVEEMEGRLKKATTDAMRERLQQQIDDAKSTLDMIYAKKQ; translated from the exons AAGACAGTAAAGTCAGTAATGATGCGAGTGAGAGGAATGTGGCATCAAAGAAGCAAAAGTTGCAACGTTCACGCAAAGAAAAGTTACAGCAGCATGTGTTTACCCACCCTTTGCTGGCCACTTCACTGAAG GGCCACAGCGGAAATATCAGCTGCCTCGATTTTAGTAGCAATGGGAAGTACCTAGCCTCCTGTGCTGATGACCGCACAGTTCGAATTTGGAGTACAAAAGATTTTCTAGAGCGTGACCATCGTTGTATGCGTGCTAATGTTGAACTTGATCATGCCTTGCATGTGTGCTTCAGCCCTGACTCCAG AGCCTTCATCACATGGCTAGCAAATGAAGAAACAATTCgtgtttttaaaatgacaaaaaggGATGATGGTTCATACACATTCACCGCTGCACCTGAAGACTTCCAAAAGAGGCACAAAGCTCCTATTGTGAACATTGGAATTGCTGAAACAG GGAAGTTCATTATGTCTGCCTCCAGTGATACTACCATCCTAATCTGGGATCTGAAAGGAGAGATTCTTGCTACAATTAATACTAATCAGATGAACAATGCTTATGCTACTGTGTCTCCATGTGGAAG ATTTGTGGCCTCGTGTGGCTTTACACCAGACGTGAAAGTTTGGGAAGTATGTTTTACCAAATCGGGAGAATTCCGAGAAGTAATGAGAGCCTTTGACCTCAAGGGGCATTCAGCTGGGATTTACTCATTTGCTTTCTCCAATGACTCCAGACG AATGGCAACAATCTCTAAAGATGGCACCTGGAAGCTGTGGGACACCGATGTTCAGTACAAGCAGCAACAGGACCCATACTTATTGTTGACCATGAAATGTGATGTTTCTGATTCCAGCCGAATCGCTCTTTCTCCCGATGCCAGGGTGGTAGCTATATCGAATGGCTTCAATATTACGATGCATAATGCCAAGACAGGCAGTCAAGAAGAAGAATTTCTCAATGTGcacggggaggagattgccgACCTGGCTTTTGATATTAACAGTAGGTTTTTGGTTTCTTGTGGTGATCGTGCTATCCGGGTCTTCCACAATGTGGTGGGTTACCGAGCAGTTGTTGAAGAAATGGAAGGCAGACTAAAGAAAGCAACAACTGATGCAATGCGGGAGAGGTTACAGCAGCAGATTGATGATGCGAAGAGCACATTGGATATGATTTATGCAAAGAaacaataa